From Malus sylvestris chromosome 1, drMalSylv7.2, whole genome shotgun sequence:
TGATAAGAGATCAACAAATTAATTTGAAGAATGAGATTATTAATAATAATGTGGAatccactatttttttttatttcatacgTGTTCCTAAATACTTAGGAAGTTATTAATTGAAATAATTTCAATACCCGTGTTTTAATAAATGCAAAGCAGTTCATATCAAAATAATTCCGAAACTCTTAACGTAAACTAGCATTTCTGCACGCGCTCATGCGCTTGCGAAAGACATTTTTTTAATCACGGTGCACTACGCGCAACTTACACATTTtagatgtatttatatgcgaGGATTGGTTCAATGTATAGAAACATAAAATAAAGGCGATTATCATCTCTAATAATACAGGCGAATTTAAAGTATTTTATCTagaatatgtaaaaaaaaaaaagtaataaaattgagAAAGACAATACTCTTTTAATAATTAGTACACAAATAATCATACATCATATGAATTTTACACACGAATTCATTAATAATTAAGCAGGGCATTGAATAGAAATTTCATAATGGAGTACACCTTCACTAATCTGTCATCCTTTTCGATCAAGGAATTTTTCAGAACTTCCACTTTGTAGTCCCAATCCTTATTGACAAATCTgcaaagaacaaagaaaacGAAAGGAGTGCAAAATCAATATTGAATTTGGGGATTTTCCCTAGCTCTCTAGATGCCCTCTATCTTTTAACAACACACAATAGTCATGAAACATGAAGACATCAATACCCGCTTGAACCGGCGAGGCAGCTCGAATTTCAGAGCGAATGACACCTTCAGAAACTTTAATAACCTGTTATCCTTTTCAACAAAGAAATTTTTCAGAGCTTCCACTTTGTAGTCCTAATACTTATTTACAAATCTgcaaagaacaaagaaaatggGTAAAAATGCATGCTTTGATCTCCTGATTCAATTGAAAATGCATGCTTTGATCTGTATAtagttgttgaccctaaaaactactaagtCTATGTGGtacgcaggccgagtaactaatgagctaactacgtcattcggttatgtgtggggcgtgccaactcgatggtcgagctcggccggtgagtaaaatgagttgatgttgcgttgagcgtgttgctaacttcttgatcttgcgactgcggctgAGGAAGGAATACGTCTaggcctttgggttctagagcctgaagacaaggttgctagttctgcgaagttcaatatcaaattcaactttcaatgtgccgaatgtagtaacttgtaacacctcacttcgtcgagaaggttaatgagatgacctctgccaataagaattcaaaaatccttctcgattgagacttggatagataaccagtcggcctcgacgcagtgctgtttatccaaactgaaggtgcttcgtggtcggctgattctacggcaacaatgctgtttatccaaactgaagatgttcgccggttgctttcacaatgctatttatccaaactgaagatgtgtcggcgaaaaagaaaataaaaatcttaagaTTGTTAAGAGGTTTCACGTAGAGCGAGAATTTAtgcagggcaatttgtgtgttgagtttgAGGGGCTTTTCCCGCTGCCACTGcgtttgtatttatagggttgATGTACTTGCTTGACACGactagataattttgtagtccAACTGCAACTCTATTTCTCGAAATTGAAATTAATCAACGTTAGAGACTAAGGCATATCTTTCAGATAGATGTTCGTGATTTTCCAAACCTCATAAAAGCCTATCAAAATAAAAGTCTTCTTATCATCATAGCCTAGCCTAGCTAGACTCGTCATCATTATCCAAGACCATTATTTTCATTATCCTTACATCCCATGCatacataaaaaacaaaatatcatGGTTGGTAGTTTTGCATTATCTGCAAAACCATCCTGTTACCATCACATCACCTTATTTTGATTACTCCAATGTGGCATCCTCATCTTGCACTAATATATATGCCAATCTGTATCCATTTGCCAGCACTGCAATAACGTATTAGGACTCTTAATAAAATACTCTGATGCTCTAATCCTCCGCACGTCTGAATcccaaattaaattgaattgtACCACTCGCTTTCAAGTTGGAGATATAATTCACATCTCATCTTGTACAAGAAAATATCAAGATATTTCACCATTaaagataatatcatgattaaaGTCACAATATATCATTCAATAATTATTATCTTAACCATTCCGTCATCCAACGTTTGAGATTTATGTTCATCAACGACCTTGATCGCACAAACCGATAGTGTAAAATCAGGTCCAAACAATAGTAAATGCACATTTACCTCCTAGGCTCCTACCACTAATAATGGTGCAATTAAGTAATTTGATTTAAGGTTGCCAAAGTGTATTCAACCAATTTGACTGTACCTTAAACCCATACATCATATATCAAAATTGTCAATAGAAGGTTGTTACCTTGAGGAAGAAAAGCTAATTAGATTTTATAAGACAAATATGAGTGCACTGCAATATCAACCACattgatttttgtttgtttaatgaaatgaaaaaaaagcaTTAGGATTAAAGTCCAAACTCAGTACGAAACTCACCAATTGACCTTCTGAATATGAAATGTAGGCTAACTGTACAAATTTCCAATTATGCCCTTGTGCTTGTTGACTTCAGAAGGGGATGATAATCCACACACAATGTGAAACGgttgaaattaatgaaaaatattgatgaccaaaatatttaaaaaaaaaattaaattaccaaattttctTACCCTATGTGAATCGCATGCACTCAGCATAAAGCAAACAATCACAGAGCGcaagaaatttttcattttcttctactTTTTAGTCCCAATCCTTATTCCGCCGCATATTTCTCCCTATTTCAGACGAACTCCAAGATCTACATCACACAAACCAAATAAAAACTCTTTCTTTACTAAAACCCTTTACCAAAAACCGATCAAAGTTTGTAAATTTAAACAAAAGATCAAGTTTTGGAGCAAAAAGCACACCTACCTGTATGGCCATGAAAGCTGCAGTCAAGGTGATCGAGCCTCAACCTGCGCGCAAGAGACAAAAGTTTTGCAGAAAAGTTTCTCAGCACTATGATATATAGACTAATAAAAAAAGTACTTTCTATTAAACTCCAAACAAAATTTAGAAAACCCCATTTTTATTTCTCCCCTTCCGGTTAAGCAATCAATATATACTGTTTGGATTTCCCCTTCTGCGAAACTGTTTCCTTAGACGTTCGGGTTTTTTCCTCCTCCGTTTACACGTCTGCACCGCGTGTCATATCACATTTGTTCGATCATGTGAGGAAGAAGTTTGATCAGAAAATGGGGTTGTGGAAGATAGACGTGGGTGGGGTTGGTTTCCCTGtaattttttaagtttgtaATTCTCTTATTTATTAGGTTGTATTCTGATTACTTGCTGACAAAAATACCTTTGTGGATTATGAATCCATTTTTCAcagtaattttaattttttttttttgaggggcTTTatagtccaatttttttttggtgaagtcTTGAGACACTAAACTCTCATTCTGCCTTTCTAATATTAAGGATTAAAGATAAACATGCCTTAATTCTGTTAGTTTAACTACCACGAATCGCCGGTTCACTCATTTTCCGGGCAGCGGCCGACTCGAGTTTCAAGTAGAATCACGGCTCGTCAGCCAGACAACCGGAAGGTTCGGTTTCTCGTTATGTAAAACCGCTTCAACTAACCCTGAGCGGGCCACTcggttaaaaaaaaaccaaaaactaaataATGGACAAAATAACCGGTTGAGCCCAACCCTAACCGGTCCATCCGGTCGCGTCGCCCTCGGTTTTATAATCTCCTTCTAACCACCCTAACTCGGTTCTGTTTCCCTTCCTCTCTGTTTATCAGAAAGCATTCAAACCAGAAACATGTAagctctctctgtctctctcactcttaattttaattcaattaattaaatttagtgTATTATTTGAACCATTTGGATGCTGGGTTTGCTGGGTTTCTGTTAATTACTTGGTTTAATTCGAATTAAAGAAGAGAGTTCATGTCTTTGTTGTAATGGGGTTTGGCCTTTTTGCATAAACTAGTTAATTCTCTGAGGTTTTGTCCATGGCTTCTGGTCTGGTAATGGAGCCCGTGCCGATAACGTCACAAAAGCACGACCCGGCATGGAAACACTGTCAAATGTTTAAGATTGGGGAGAGGGTTCAGCTGAAGTGCATATATTGTAACAAATTGTTTAAGGGTGGTGGGATTCATAGGATTAAGGAACACCTTGCCGGTCAGAAGGGTAATGCGTCGACTTGTCTGAGAGTTCCGCCGGATGTTCGGGCTCAAATGCAGCAGAGTCTAGATGGGGTAGTGCTGAAGAAGAGGAATAGGCAGAAGCTTGATGAGGAGATTACTAACATTAATCCCTCACCTCATGGTGAGGCAGAGCCGATTGCTGATCAGAGTGATGTGAGTAATGGGGGTCAGTTGATTGGAGTTCCCGAGGCGCTTGAGCACAATTCGGGGTTGTTGGGGAACCAAGAAGGAATGACAAGTGGGAGGAGTTTGGGGAGAAGGAAAAGGGGGAGAGGCAAAAGTTCTTTTGCAGGACATAGTGCTCTTGTTGTTAGTAATAGTGCTGCTTTAGGTTCTCCAAAGGTGAACAATTTTGTTCACGAGGCAATTGGAAGGTTTTTGTATGATATTGGGGCGCCTCCAGATGGAGTGAACTCTGCGTATTTCCAACCGATGATTGATGCAATTGCTTCAGGTGGTTCAAGGGTTGTGCCTCCTACGTACCATGATATTCGTAGTTGGATATTGAAGAATTCAGTTGAAGAAGTGAGGAACAGTATTGATAAACATAGGGAAACGTGGGGAAGAACGGGTTGTTCAGTCTTGGTCGATCAGTGGAACACAGAGTCAGGTAACGTTTTGCTAAGTTTTTTGGTGTACTGTCCTGAAGGAACAGTTTTTTGGGAATCTGTTGATGCATCAGACATTATAAATTCCCCGGATGCGCTTTACGAACTGCTTAGGAGAGTGGTAGAGGAAGTTGGAGTAAAAGATGTGCTGCAAGTGATTACTagtagtgaagagcaatatatGGTTGCGGGGAGAAGGTTGACTGATACTTTCCCTGCGCTATATTGGACTCCATGTGCAGCTCGGTGCTTAGATTTAATACTCGAAGATTTTGGTAATATTGAGTGGATAAATACGGTCATTGAACAAGCAAGATCCATTACAAAGTTTGTGTACAATCATAGTGCAGTGTTGAATATGGTCAGAAGGTCTACTTTTGGCAATGATATAGTAGAACCAGGCGCCACTCGCTTCGCTACAAACTTTACAACATTAAAACGACTGGTTGATCTAAAACACTGCGTACAGGTCATGGTTACTTCGCAGGAGTGGATGGACTCCCTATATTCAAAGGAACCGGGGGGACTGGAGATGTTGGACCTTGTTAATAATCAGTCATTTTGGTCCTCATGCATCTTGATTGTTCATCTGACAGATCCTCTCTTGCGAGTTTTGAGAATGGTTGGTAGTGAGAAGAGGCCTGCAATGGGATACGTGTATGCTGGAATGTATTGGGCAAAAGAAACAATTAAGAAAGAACTCATTAAGAGGGAGGAGTACATGGTATACTGGAATATCATAGATCAACGATGGGAACAGCTGTGGCATTCTCCTCTTTATTCTGCAGGCTTCTACCTTAACCCCAAAATATTTTACAGTATCAAAGGAGATATACATAGTGATATTGTCTCGGGTACTTTTGATTGCATCGAGAGATTGGTTCCTGATACAAATGTCCAAGATAAAATCATCAAAGAGCTAAATTTGTACAAGAGTGCTGCTGGAGATTTTCGAAGGAAGATGGCAATTAGGGCTAGAGACACTCTGCTTCCTGGTGAGGGACTAATCTTTTTGATTGTTTTGTTATTTCTAACTTCGGTGTCATGACTTAGCTAGCAATGCCATAAGTACTAGCACATCCGAATAAGCCATTCGATATGCATTCGTGCATGCTAAGTCAGATAAATATTGTTGTTCCAATTCAATTGGTATTTAGTAATTTATAAGCATTTTTATGTATTAGATCAAATCAAGCCTTTGATTTTGTTTAATCCCTGTAAAGATGGAAGCCCTTTGATCTTTTGGGTGTATTTGATGTAACTATGACGCCGAAATTACCTTTCTAGGAACAGAAACTGAACTTTTTATCGTTGTATTCTGTTTTTTGTATTTGAACCTCTTTCTCACACTTAGCTAATTTTATCCACAATGTACTTCTCTTAGCTGAATGGTGGTCAACATATGGAGGAGGTTGCCCAAATTTGACACGCTTGGCAATCCGAATTCTCAGTCAAACTTGCAGTTCGATTGGCTGCAGGCGAAATGAGAATCCTTTTGGGAAAGCACACAACACAAGGAACTGCCTTGAGCGTCAACGTATCAGTGACCTCGTCTTTGTTCGTTATAACTTGCGACTGAAACAAATGTAAGCATAAAGCAATACTGTATGGAATTAGGAATGGCTGTTTAAATATAATGGGGAGAAATTCCTTTCCCTttgctaataataatttttgtttttgcgcAGGGTTGGTAAGAACATCGGACAAGATGTTATGGATCCCATATCATTTGAAAACATTAGCATGACCGAAGACTGGGTTACCGGGAAGGACATGTGCTTAGATGACAATGGGAGTTCCGACTGGATGGAACTCGATTCAAACTCTGTAAGCACAATGCTTCTAGGGCCGTCAAATGATGATGCCGATGACTTGGGCTCTGGTAATTTTATACTCGGATGTGGATACATGCTAAAAACCAAATTGAGCTTTGTTCTTAATCACATTGTACACTGATTAACCTTGGTCGATATATGCAGGGTTTGACGATTATGAGATCTTCAGTAGAGCAAAAGACGGTGAAGAGGAAAATGTTGAAGACAGCGTAGAAAATCGTTAGAGCCTTATCCACGAGTCAGTTATCGACATCAAGGACCTGTGGTTACGAATCATCGCCTTGTTCTTTGCAACCGAGCAGAGGAAGATGTAGGGAAGTAGATGTCCACAAAGGTAGTTTTCAATTTGGAGAGCAGTGCATTGCATTGTAGGTGATAATTAGAAGCAGATAGTTTGTAGCAATTAAAATGTTGTTAGAAAgatataattttcctttttagtCCTCATCCAGTGACTTGTTATCACAGATGAAATGTAAAAGTATTAGGAAATAGAGTGATGAAATTGTTCACTCTAATCTTGGGTAAATAAAAAGATTAGAGTAAAATATAGACTTGGTTTCTGAACTTGGAAATTAGTTTAGAATTCGTCCTCGAGTTTAAAATTCGT
This genomic window contains:
- the LOC126622294 gene encoding uncharacterized protein LOC126622294; this translates as MASGLVMEPVPITSQKHDPAWKHCQMFKIGERVQLKCIYCNKLFKGGGIHRIKEHLAGQKGNASTCLRVPPDVRAQMQQSLDGVVLKKRNRQKLDEEITNINPSPHGEAEPIADQSDVSNGGQLIGVPEALEHNSGLLGNQEGMTSGRSLGRRKRGRGKSSFAGHSALVVSNSAALGSPKVNNFVHEAIGRFLYDIGAPPDGVNSAYFQPMIDAIASGGSRVVPPTYHDIRSWILKNSVEEVRNSIDKHRETWGRTGCSVLVDQWNTESGNVLLSFLVYCPEGTVFWESVDASDIINSPDALYELLRRVVEEVGVKDVLQVITSSEEQYMVAGRRLTDTFPALYWTPCAARCLDLILEDFGNIEWINTVIEQARSITKFVYNHSAVLNMVRRSTFGNDIVEPGATRFATNFTTLKRLVDLKHCVQVMVTSQEWMDSLYSKEPGGLEMLDLVNNQSFWSSCILIVHLTDPLLRVLRMVGSEKRPAMGYVYAGMYWAKETIKKELIKREEYMVYWNIIDQRWEQLWHSPLYSAGFYLNPKIFYSIKGDIHSDIVSGTFDCIERLVPDTNVQDKIIKELNLYKSAAGDFRRKMAIRARDTLLPAEWWSTYGGGCPNLTRLAIRILSQTCSSIGCRRNENPFGKAHNTRNCLERQRISDLVFVRYNLRLKQMVGKNIGQDVMDPISFENISMTEDWVTGKDMCLDDNGSSDWMELDSNSVSTMLLGPSNDDADDLGSGFDDYEIFSRAKDGEEENVEDSVENR